Proteins encoded together in one Chitinophaga sp. LS1 window:
- a CDS encoding aspartate aminotransferase family protein has translation MNNRQLFLRHVAQLSDAPLGIEMVKASGMYMWDVDGKKLLDLIAGISVCNVGHCHPAVVAAIQEQAATYMHLLVYGELVQSPQVAFATLLTQHLPSSLDSVYFTNSGAEAVEGAMKLAKRFTGRTEIIAFENSYHGSTQGAMSIMGDEEWRNAYRPLLPDIQHLKYNTWEAIDRITEKTACVIAETVQAEAGVIVPQQEWMKALREKCTQTGTLLVLDEIQCGLGRNGSLWGFEQFGIVPDILLLGKALGGGMPMGAFIANREIMWTLTNNPVLGHMTTFGGHPVICAAGMAGFKVLLEEKLTNTVRAKEALFHKYLQHPAIRAIRSQGLMMAVELESFAVNKKVIDACIEKGVMTDWFLFAPQCLRIAPPLIITEDEIKFACDTIIAVLNAVA, from the coding sequence ATGAATAACAGGCAACTTTTTTTAAGACACGTAGCGCAATTGTCAGACGCGCCGTTGGGCATTGAGATGGTGAAGGCATCAGGCATGTACATGTGGGATGTGGATGGGAAGAAATTATTGGACCTGATAGCGGGGATTAGTGTATGTAATGTAGGACATTGCCATCCGGCGGTGGTGGCGGCTATACAGGAGCAGGCCGCGACATATATGCACCTGCTGGTGTATGGGGAGCTGGTGCAGTCGCCACAGGTAGCATTTGCTACCTTGCTCACACAGCATTTACCATCTTCTTTAGATAGTGTATACTTTACGAATTCCGGTGCAGAAGCGGTGGAAGGCGCGATGAAGCTGGCAAAGCGATTCACAGGCAGAACGGAAATTATTGCATTTGAGAATAGTTACCATGGTTCCACGCAGGGAGCCATGAGTATAATGGGAGATGAAGAATGGCGGAATGCGTATCGTCCTTTATTACCAGATATCCAACACCTGAAATATAATACCTGGGAGGCGATAGATCGCATCACCGAAAAGACGGCCTGTGTGATTGCAGAAACAGTACAGGCCGAAGCTGGGGTGATCGTACCGCAGCAGGAATGGATGAAGGCCCTGCGGGAGAAATGTACACAAACAGGTACCCTGCTCGTATTAGATGAAATCCAGTGTGGGCTGGGTAGAAATGGCTCCCTCTGGGGCTTTGAGCAATTCGGTATTGTACCTGATATTCTCTTATTAGGGAAAGCTTTAGGTGGTGGTATGCCAATGGGGGCTTTTATTGCCAACAGAGAAATTATGTGGACCCTGACCAATAACCCTGTCTTAGGACACATGACCACCTTTGGTGGCCACCCGGTTATCTGTGCTGCTGGTATGGCGGGTTTCAAAGTATTGCTGGAAGAAAAACTCACAAACACCGTCAGGGCAAAAGAAGCCTTGTTTCATAAATATCTGCAACACCCTGCTATCAGAGCCATCCGCTCTCAGGGCCTGATGATGGCCGTTGAACTGGAAAGCTTTGCTGTGAATAAAAAGGTGATCGATGCCTGCATTGAGAAAGGTGTCATGACAGACTGGTTCTTATTTGCGCCGCAATGCCTCCGCATTGCCCCTCCCCTGATTATCACAGAAGACGAAATCAAATTCGCCTGCGATACTATAATTGCGGTATTGAATGCTGTTGCTTAA
- a CDS encoding lipopolysaccharide biosynthesis protein: MSSIKSLAGQTIYYGFSNIASKLLNYFLTPLYLELMTQAAYGEMSTVYAYVPFLNIILTYGMETAFFRFAKQENKTQVLSTSMFSLIFTTIGFTILLLLMRGTVINSYMGSLGGLKGHPWFYTWVVLIMAFDALTAIPFAQLRLENRPIRYAMIRLSGIITTILFNIFFLVVLPKFAPNVVNTSNQVGFIYMSNMLGSGVTLLLFLPQLLKIKPNFDFTLWKKILNYSLPLVIFGMAGMVNETFDRAWFLPEFLPGNNMEVKKQLIGIYAANYKLAILITMFIQAFKLGAEPFFFKQAEGKDPQRTYARIMKLFVILLCFMFLFVSLYLNIWKIFLRKPVYYPGMKIVPVLLLANMFLGIYYNLTIWFKLTDKTKSGAVITLITAAATFFFNWWWIPIFGYFGAALATMVCYFIQMAICYSWGQKHYPIPYHLPKIITYIGSAVLVYYVFDLLNRTILSPGDVYAAKPGNLLVATVLFLAYVWFLLKMEKKEFGRLPVVGRFIAKL; the protein is encoded by the coding sequence TTGAGTAGTATTAAATCACTGGCAGGACAGACCATCTATTACGGCTTTAGTAACATCGCTAGCAAGTTGCTGAATTACTTTCTGACTCCCCTTTACCTGGAATTAATGACCCAGGCGGCATATGGGGAAATGTCTACTGTATATGCCTATGTCCCTTTCTTGAATATTATTCTCACGTATGGGATGGAGACGGCCTTCTTCCGCTTTGCCAAGCAGGAGAACAAGACGCAGGTGCTGAGTACATCTATGTTTTCCCTTATTTTTACCACTATTGGTTTTACTATACTGCTGCTCCTGATGCGGGGAACGGTCATCAATTCTTACATGGGTTCACTGGGGGGATTGAAAGGGCATCCCTGGTTTTATACATGGGTGGTATTAATTATGGCATTTGATGCGCTCACGGCGATTCCTTTTGCCCAGTTGCGATTGGAAAACCGGCCTATCAGGTATGCCATGATCCGCCTGTCTGGTATTATTACCACGATCCTGTTCAATATCTTCTTTTTGGTCGTACTGCCTAAGTTTGCTCCTAATGTAGTGAATACCAGCAACCAGGTAGGGTTCATTTACATGAGCAATATGCTGGGGAGTGGGGTGACCTTATTATTATTTTTACCACAATTACTGAAGATAAAGCCCAACTTCGATTTCACCCTTTGGAAGAAGATCCTCAACTATTCATTGCCACTGGTCATCTTCGGGATGGCAGGTATGGTAAACGAAACGTTTGACAGGGCCTGGTTCCTGCCGGAATTCCTGCCAGGGAATAATATGGAAGTGAAGAAACAGCTGATCGGTATCTATGCCGCCAACTATAAACTGGCGATCCTGATCACGATGTTCATACAAGCTTTCAAGTTAGGGGCGGAGCCTTTCTTTTTTAAGCAGGCAGAGGGGAAAGATCCACAGCGAACGTACGCGAGGATTATGAAATTGTTCGTCATCCTGTTGTGTTTTATGTTCTTATTCGTGAGTCTTTATCTGAATATATGGAAGATCTTCCTGCGGAAACCAGTGTACTATCCAGGTATGAAGATAGTACCGGTGTTGTTGCTGGCAAATATGTTCCTGGGTATTTATTATAACCTGACCATTTGGTTTAAGCTGACAGACAAGACGAAGAGCGGGGCGGTTATTACCCTGATCACTGCGGCGGCTACGTTCTTCTTTAACTGGTGGTGGATTCCGATATTCGGTTATTTCGGTGCGGCGCTGGCTACCATGGTATGCTATTTTATACAGATGGCGATTTGCTATTCATGGGGACAGAAGCATTATCCTATTCCTTATCATTTGCCAAAGATTATCACTTATATAGGAAGTGCGGTATTGGTGTATTATGTGTTTGATTTGCTAAACAGGACGATTTTGTCTCCGGGTGATGTGTATGCGGCAAAGCCGGGGAATTTGCTGGTGGCGACGGTGTTGTTTTTGGCGTATGTGTGGTTCCTGTTGAAAATGGAGAAGAAGGAGTTTGGGAGGTTGCCGGTGGTGGGGAGGTTTATTGCGAAATTATAG
- the creD gene encoding cell envelope integrity protein CreD yields the protein MEHQHLANAGQESYSPAPGEDILPGKNSFMKRYAYAIKAVIIGFLVLVLLIPTAMIMNLIREREQRSDEATAEISSKWGEAQTLTGPIIIIPYLDTPGHRAYALFLPDKLSINGELLPEMRHRGIYETVVYSSHLQVSGNFAPLTTDIPADKLLINEAVIAVGVSDMRGISNQPNMQLNGKDYLFSPGVTIQSVFNNGMQARIPLTKTDSGWTAGNFSINLDLRGSGQVHFSPVGKTTQVNITSNWANPQFDGQFLPVKSVVKSTGFTAAWQVSHLNRNFPQSLTTKDEVNLRSYDFGIKLFLPVDGYQQSTRAVKYAILIIGLSFLVFYFIELLQRLYVHPLQYILIGFALVLFYTLLIALAEQLNFGIAYLIASGMTIVLVTAYTASIFNNFRVGSGIGGVLVILYGAIYVILRAEDLSLLMGSLGLFIILAIVMFFSRKIKWKELKGNE from the coding sequence ATGGAACATCAACATCTTGCAAATGCAGGACAGGAGAGCTATTCTCCTGCCCCAGGGGAAGATATTTTACCTGGAAAAAACTCCTTTATGAAAAGATACGCTTACGCTATCAAAGCCGTCATCATCGGCTTCCTTGTCCTCGTGCTCCTCATTCCCACTGCTATGATCATGAACCTGATCAGGGAAAGAGAACAACGTAGTGACGAAGCAACGGCCGAAATCAGTAGTAAATGGGGCGAAGCCCAAACCCTCACCGGCCCTATTATCATCATTCCATATCTAGATACCCCTGGTCATCGCGCTTACGCCCTCTTCCTGCCCGATAAACTGAGCATCAATGGCGAACTGCTACCCGAAATGCGCCACCGTGGCATTTATGAAACCGTTGTATACAGTTCTCATCTTCAGGTGAGTGGCAACTTTGCGCCCCTTACCACAGACATTCCTGCAGATAAATTGCTGATCAATGAAGCTGTCATTGCTGTAGGCGTCAGTGATATGAGAGGTATCAGTAACCAACCAAATATGCAGCTCAATGGCAAAGACTACCTCTTCTCTCCAGGTGTAACCATCCAGAGTGTATTTAATAATGGGATGCAGGCAAGAATACCATTGACCAAAACTGATAGTGGCTGGACGGCAGGTAATTTTTCTATAAATCTTGATCTTCGTGGCTCCGGTCAGGTGCACTTCTCTCCTGTTGGTAAAACTACCCAGGTCAATATCACCTCCAACTGGGCCAATCCCCAGTTCGATGGTCAGTTCCTGCCTGTGAAATCCGTTGTCAAATCTACCGGCTTTACCGCCGCCTGGCAGGTATCTCACCTGAACCGCAACTTCCCCCAATCTCTGACCACAAAAGATGAGGTCAACCTCCGTAGCTATGATTTTGGTATCAAGCTGTTCCTGCCTGTCGATGGCTATCAACAATCTACCCGCGCGGTAAAATACGCTATCCTCATTATCGGCCTTTCATTCCTTGTTTTCTACTTTATTGAATTACTCCAGCGTCTGTATGTACATCCACTACAATATATCCTCATTGGGTTTGCGCTCGTGCTTTTCTATACCTTATTAATCGCCCTGGCAGAACAATTGAATTTCGGTATTGCCTACCTGATTGCAAGTGGTATGACCATTGTTCTTGTCACCGCATACACCGCAAGTATCTTTAACAATTTCCGTGTTGGTAGTGGCATTGGTGGAGTATTAGTTATATTGTATGGGGCTATTTATGTCATTCTCCGTGCCGAAGACTTGTCTTTACTGATGGGTAGCCTTGGATTATTCATTATACTTGCTATCGTAATGTTCTTTAGCCGTAAGATCAAATGGAAAGAGCTGAAGGGTAATGAATAA
- a CDS encoding diacylglycerol kinase family protein: MSYLKKRLRSFGFAIAGIIAFVRSEPHALLHFIATIIVVGAGFYFRITNMQWIAILIMIGIVWITEMINTVLEKVMDHVAPDYHPRVKWIKDVAAGAVLIAAIIAIIVGALIFIPYF, from the coding sequence ATGAGTTATCTCAAAAAACGACTGCGCAGTTTTGGATTTGCGATTGCTGGTATTATCGCGTTTGTTCGCTCTGAACCACACGCCCTGCTGCACTTCATTGCAACGATTATCGTTGTTGGTGCAGGCTTTTATTTCCGCATCACAAACATGCAGTGGATTGCCATCCTCATCATGATAGGAATCGTTTGGATCACCGAAATGATAAATACTGTGCTGGAAAAGGTAATGGATCACGTAGCACCCGACTATCATCCCCGCGTGAAATGGATAAAGGATGTAGCGGCAGGGGCCGTATTAATCGCAGCCATCATCGCCATCATAGTCGGTGCGCTTATCTTCATCCCCTACTTTTAA
- a CDS encoding MBL fold metallo-hydrolase encodes MLEIKHFTFNPFQENTYLLLNEKKECIIIDPGCYFESERKELLTYIEKEGLNVTRLLNTHCHLDHIFGNKLVADTYGVGLEIHPLDAVVLERSPELGQMYGVPFEASPAPARYFEDGEKIQFGDNELEVLLTPGHSPGSVCFYCAKQGFVIGGDVLFYQSVGRTDLPGGDHQTLINSIETKLFVLPDEVSVWPGHGKETTIGYEKKHNPFL; translated from the coding sequence ATGCTTGAAATCAAACATTTCACCTTTAATCCGTTTCAGGAAAATACCTATTTGCTCTTAAACGAAAAAAAGGAATGTATAATTATAGACCCGGGCTGTTATTTTGAGTCGGAAAGAAAAGAATTACTAACATATATCGAAAAAGAGGGACTAAATGTTACCCGCTTGTTGAATACGCACTGTCATCTGGACCATATTTTTGGTAATAAACTGGTGGCTGATACGTATGGAGTGGGGCTTGAGATCCATCCGCTGGATGCAGTGGTGTTGGAGCGCTCACCGGAATTAGGGCAGATGTATGGGGTACCCTTTGAGGCTTCGCCGGCACCGGCCAGATATTTTGAAGATGGGGAAAAGATACAGTTTGGAGATAATGAGCTGGAGGTGTTGTTGACACCAGGGCATTCTCCCGGAAGTGTATGTTTTTATTGCGCAAAGCAGGGGTTTGTGATTGGTGGGGATGTGCTGTTTTACCAGAGTGTTGGTCGTACTGACCTGCCTGGTGGTGATCATCAAACTTTAATTAACAGTATAGAGACGAAATTGTTCGTATTGCCGGATGAAGTAAGTGTTTGGCCCGGTCATGGAAAAGAGACGACGATAGGGTATGAGAAGAAGCATAATCCGTTCCTGTAA
- the dtd gene encoding D-aminoacyl-tRNA deacylase: MRTVIQRVIRASVTVDEQTTGSIQTGLLVLLGIEDADNAEDITWLSNKLVNLRVFGDAEGVMNLSVKDVDGGILLVSQFTLFAGTKKGNRPSYIRASKPDIAIPLYEQMIQQLSQDLGKPVATGIFGADMKVDLLNDGPVTILIDTKSKE, encoded by the coding sequence ATGCGCACAGTTATACAACGGGTAATCAGGGCCTCTGTGACCGTGGACGAGCAGACTACGGGTAGTATACAGACAGGCTTGCTGGTACTGTTAGGGATAGAAGATGCTGACAATGCAGAAGACATTACATGGTTAAGTAATAAACTCGTCAATCTGCGGGTATTTGGTGATGCGGAGGGCGTGATGAACCTGTCGGTAAAAGACGTAGATGGTGGTATACTATTAGTCAGTCAATTTACATTGTTCGCAGGGACAAAGAAAGGGAATCGTCCATCATATATCCGGGCGAGTAAGCCGGATATAGCCATACCATTGTATGAGCAGATGATACAGCAGTTGAGTCAGGATCTCGGCAAGCCGGTGGCTACTGGTATTTTCGGTGCTGATATGAAAGTAGATCTGCTGAACGATGGACCAGTTACAATATTGATCGATACAAAATCAAAGGAATAA
- a CDS encoding gamma carbonic anhydrase family protein has product MPYILPVKGVMPEMGKDCFIAPNATIVGDVIMGDGCSVWFNAVIRGDVNSIRLGNKVNVQDGACIHATYEKTKTIIGNSVSIGHNAIVHGCTVEDNVLIGMGAIVMDNVHIGSNTIIAAGAVVLENTQVEAGAIYAGVPAKKVKNISESLISGEISRIANNYGMYSSWFKDLPEEGK; this is encoded by the coding sequence ATGCCATACATTCTGCCGGTAAAAGGAGTAATGCCTGAAATGGGAAAGGACTGTTTTATAGCCCCAAATGCGACAATCGTAGGTGATGTGATTATGGGGGATGGTTGTAGCGTTTGGTTCAATGCTGTGATCAGAGGAGATGTAAACAGTATCCGTTTAGGTAATAAAGTAAATGTACAGGATGGTGCCTGTATTCATGCTACATACGAAAAGACAAAAACTATCATTGGGAATAGCGTATCCATTGGTCATAATGCGATTGTGCATGGCTGTACCGTGGAAGATAATGTACTGATAGGGATGGGTGCTATTGTGATGGATAATGTACATATCGGCAGCAATACCATTATCGCCGCAGGTGCTGTGGTGCTGGAAAATACACAGGTAGAAGCGGGTGCTATTTATGCAGGAGTACCTGCTAAAAAGGTTAAGAATATTAGTGAGTCATTGATTAGCGGAGAGATCAGCAGGATCGCGAATAATTACGGCATGTATTCCAGCTGGTTCAAGGATTTGCCGGAAGAAGGGAAATAG
- the rsgA gene encoding ribosome small subunit-dependent GTPase A — protein MQALIYRSTGSWYTVKTITTGETFQARIKGVLKLDGDITSTNPIAVGDIVDIVPEEGDANAKNAMITGIGDRRNYIVRSSPHKKGNAKHIVAANLDQAMLICTVKEPRTSNGFMDRFLVTAAAYHIPVVLVFNKRDIYKEKEIDRFAELAALYEDIGYTVKLVSAATGGGIDELETMMKDKTTLMSGHSGVGKSSLINRLLPGLDLRTKAVSGWSGKGLHTTTYAEMYDLPQGGRLIDTPGVREFGIVDIAKPELSHYFLEMQPYLTQCQFNNCLHINEPGCAVKAAVEEGEIDMERYVSYATILESIQEESY, from the coding sequence TTGCAGGCACTAATCTATAGATCCACCGGTAGCTGGTACACCGTAAAAACCATCACCACCGGCGAAACCTTCCAGGCACGCATTAAAGGTGTATTGAAACTGGATGGGGACATTACGTCTACCAATCCCATAGCCGTAGGCGATATCGTAGATATCGTTCCTGAAGAAGGTGATGCAAATGCAAAAAATGCTATGATCACTGGCATTGGGGACAGGCGTAACTATATCGTCCGCAGCTCCCCACATAAAAAAGGAAACGCGAAGCACATCGTGGCGGCCAACCTGGATCAGGCCATGCTCATCTGCACGGTAAAAGAACCAAGAACCTCCAATGGATTCATGGATCGCTTTCTGGTTACAGCAGCTGCTTATCACATTCCAGTGGTGCTGGTGTTTAACAAAAGAGACATTTATAAAGAGAAAGAAATAGACAGATTCGCTGAATTAGCGGCGCTGTATGAAGATATCGGTTATACAGTAAAACTGGTTTCTGCTGCTACCGGCGGTGGTATAGATGAACTGGAGACCATGATGAAGGATAAAACTACCCTGATGTCCGGTCACTCCGGTGTGGGAAAGTCTTCCCTCATCAATCGTTTATTACCTGGTCTGGATCTGCGTACAAAAGCAGTGAGTGGTTGGAGTGGTAAGGGGTTGCATACTACTACTTATGCAGAGATGTATGATCTGCCACAGGGTGGACGGTTGATAGATACACCTGGGGTGAGAGAATTCGGGATTGTGGATATTGCGAAGCCGGAGCTGTCGCATTATTTTCTTGAAATGCAGCCTTATCTTACACAGTGTCAGTTTAATAACTGCTTGCATATCAATGAGCCTGGTTGTGCGGTGAAAGCGGCTGTGGAGGAAGGGGAAATTGATATGGAGAGGTATGTGAGTTATGCCACGATTCTGGAGTCAATTCAGGAAGAGAGTTATTAA
- a CDS encoding winged helix-turn-helix domain-containing protein has translation MAINNPIGNLNKIFDSRIRLGVMSILIVNEEVSFNDLKQMLELTDGNLASHLNTLEENGYLKVHKGFIGRKTNTTYQITKAGEKAFKGHLAALENMIRSIE, from the coding sequence GTGGCCATAAACAATCCCATAGGTAATCTGAATAAAATCTTCGACAGCAGGATCCGTCTTGGTGTCATGAGTATTCTTATAGTCAATGAGGAAGTCAGCTTCAACGATTTGAAACAAATGTTGGAACTCACCGACGGTAACCTGGCCTCACACCTGAATACACTGGAAGAAAACGGTTATCTCAAAGTGCACAAAGGCTTCATCGGCCGCAAAACAAATACAACTTATCAAATCACCAAAGCAGGCGAAAAAGCTTTCAAAGGCCACCTCGCTGCGCTTGAAAATATGATTCGCTCTATCGAGTAA
- a CDS encoding VWA domain-containing protein: protein MDFSVWKNIEFAHPAYFGLLVLVPVMIYWHYAKQQKKQVAMDMSSLQGLKGLPVSWKVRFRPLLLILRLLAFSALVVALARPQTSNTSESIDSEGIDIVLSIDISGSMLAEDLQPNRLEAAKKVANDFVDRRISDRIGLVIFSGESFTQCPITTDHAVLKNQITAIKSGMLQDGTAIGMGLATAVDRLRNSKAKSKVIILLTDGVNNVGLIDPLTALEIAKAFKTRVYTVGVGTIGKAPFPMTMPDGSIQMAMQDVQLDEPLMKKISTETGGKYFRATNNKDLESIYDEIDKLEKTKVEITSYKRFAEHFFPFAILALACILLEVVLRYTVFRSLP from the coding sequence ATGGATTTTTCAGTCTGGAAAAATATTGAATTTGCCCATCCTGCCTACTTTGGCTTGCTGGTGCTGGTGCCCGTGATGATCTACTGGCACTATGCAAAACAGCAGAAAAAGCAGGTGGCTATGGATATGTCTTCCCTTCAGGGGCTGAAGGGACTGCCGGTATCCTGGAAGGTGAGGTTCCGCCCCCTCCTGCTGATACTGCGACTGCTGGCGTTTAGTGCGCTGGTGGTAGCGCTGGCAAGACCTCAGACCAGCAATACATCTGAAAGTATAGATAGTGAAGGGATCGATATCGTGTTGAGCATAGATATTTCAGGTAGTATGCTGGCCGAAGACCTGCAGCCTAACAGGCTGGAAGCAGCGAAGAAAGTAGCGAACGACTTCGTGGATCGCCGTATCAGTGACCGTATTGGCCTGGTGATCTTCTCCGGAGAGAGTTTTACACAATGTCCCATTACTACTGACCATGCGGTATTGAAAAACCAGATTACGGCTATCAAGAGTGGTATGCTGCAGGATGGTACTGCGATTGGGATGGGTTTGGCCACGGCTGTAGATCGCCTTCGTAATAGTAAAGCTAAAAGTAAGGTGATCATTCTCCTTACAGATGGTGTGAACAACGTAGGTTTGATAGATCCGCTCACCGCGCTGGAAATTGCAAAGGCATTCAAAACAAGGGTATATACCGTAGGGGTAGGTACGATCGGAAAGGCACCTTTCCCGATGACCATGCCGGATGGTAGTATTCAGATGGCTATGCAGGATGTACAGCTGGATGAGCCGCTGATGAAGAAGATTTCAACAGAAACCGGGGGTAAATATTTCAGGGCTACCAATAATAAGGACCTGGAAAGTATTTATGATGAGATTGATAAGCTGGAAAAGACCAAGGTAGAGATCACTTCTTACAAACGATTTGCTGAACATTTCTTCCCGTTTGCTATACTGGCATTGGCTTGTATACTGCTGGAAGTAGTGCTGCGATATACCGTATTCCGGAGTCTGCCATAA
- a CDS encoding DUF58 domain-containing protein, translated as MDTAEILKKVRQIEIKTKGLSNHIFAGEYHSAFKGRGMSFSEVRDYQVGDDVRAIDWNVTARLNHPFIKVFEEERELTVMLLVDVSDSSLFGTVRQNKRSMITELCAVLAFSAIKNNDKVGVIFFSDGMEKYIPPKKGKSHILFIIRELLSFTPTRKGTNIRETLRFFNNATKKRSIVFMLSDFLTGDYQDALNIAAKRHDVVGVHVYDQRDKELPPVGLIQMQDSETGARQWVDASDKQVQQYYTQQFQQHVQYCSNSFKKSGASLISIRTDEDYVKALKGFFTNR; from the coding sequence GTGGATACTGCAGAAATACTTAAGAAGGTCAGGCAGATAGAGATCAAGACCAAAGGTCTCTCCAATCACATCTTTGCAGGCGAATATCACAGCGCCTTCAAGGGGCGTGGTATGTCTTTCAGTGAGGTGCGCGATTACCAGGTGGGCGATGATGTGCGGGCTATCGACTGGAATGTGACTGCCCGTTTAAATCATCCCTTCATCAAGGTTTTCGAAGAAGAACGTGAACTTACCGTAATGTTGCTGGTAGATGTGAGTGATAGCTCCCTCTTCGGTACCGTACGGCAGAACAAGCGGAGTATGATTACGGAGCTCTGCGCTGTACTGGCCTTCTCCGCGATCAAAAACAATGATAAAGTAGGAGTGATCTTCTTCAGCGACGGTATGGAAAAATATATCCCGCCTAAGAAAGGTAAATCCCATATCCTGTTTATCATTCGCGAACTGCTGTCCTTTACTCCTACCCGCAAAGGCACTAATATCAGGGAAACACTGCGTTTCTTTAACAATGCGACAAAGAAAAGGAGCATTGTATTCATGCTGAGCGACTTCCTGACAGGCGACTACCAGGATGCACTGAACATTGCTGCCAAACGCCACGATGTGGTCGGCGTACATGTATACGATCAGCGTGACAAAGAACTGCCACCGGTAGGACTGATACAAATGCAGGATTCTGAAACTGGTGCACGCCAATGGGTAGATGCTTCTGACAAACAGGTGCAGCAATATTATACCCAACAGTTCCAGCAGCACGTACAGTATTGCAGCAATTCTTTCAAAAAGAGTGGTGCAAGCCTGATCAGCATTCGTACGGATGAAGATTATGTAAAGGCTTTAAAAGGCTTCTTTACAAACAGGTGA
- a CDS encoding AAA family ATPase, whose product MENTSYDIRQLNEKIHEASAFVDLLNLELGKVIVGQRYMVERLLIGLLAQGHVLLEGVPGLAKTLSIKSLSSAINGKFSRIQFTPDLLPADVIGTMIYNQQKNEFVVRRGPIFANFILADEINRAPAKVQSALLEAMQERQITIGDTTFKLEEPFLVLATQNPIEQEGTYTLPEAQVDRFMLKVVIGYPTREEERLIIRQNLNPQPSQKINPIIQPADIMKARDLVREVYMDEKIERYILDIVFATRNPDEYKLQKLKPLIAYGGSPRASINLAMAAKAYAFMKRRGYVIPEDVRSICFDVMRHRVGLTYEAEAENVTSENILSEILNAVEVP is encoded by the coding sequence ATGGAGAATACTTCGTATGATATCCGTCAACTAAATGAAAAAATCCACGAGGCCAGCGCATTTGTAGACCTGCTGAACCTCGAACTGGGCAAAGTCATCGTAGGGCAGCGTTACATGGTAGAAAGACTGTTGATAGGGCTGCTGGCACAAGGCCACGTATTGCTGGAAGGTGTACCCGGTCTGGCAAAAACCCTGTCTATTAAATCCCTCTCTTCTGCCATTAACGGTAAATTCAGCCGTATTCAGTTTACACCGGACCTTCTGCCTGCGGACGTGATCGGTACTATGATATACAACCAGCAAAAGAATGAATTTGTAGTAAGACGCGGTCCTATCTTCGCCAACTTTATCCTGGCGGATGAGATCAACCGTGCCCCTGCAAAAGTGCAGAGTGCCCTGCTGGAAGCAATGCAGGAAAGACAGATCACTATCGGTGATACTACTTTTAAACTGGAAGAGCCTTTCCTGGTACTGGCTACCCAGAACCCAATCGAGCAGGAAGGTACCTACACACTGCCAGAAGCACAGGTAGACCGTTTTATGCTCAAAGTGGTGATCGGCTACCCTACCAGGGAAGAAGAGCGCCTCATCATCCGTCAGAACCTGAACCCACAGCCTTCTCAGAAGATCAATCCCATCATTCAGCCTGCCGACATTATGAAGGCACGCGACCTGGTGCGTGAAGTATACATGGATGAAAAGATCGAACGCTATATCCTCGATATCGTATTTGCTACCCGTAATCCTGACGAATACAAACTGCAGAAACTGAAACCGCTCATCGCTTATGGTGGTTCTCCAAGAGCGAGCATCAACCTGGCAATGGCTGCTAAAGCTTATGCCTTCATGAAACGTCGCGGATATGTAATTCCTGAAGACGTTCGCAGCATCTGCTTCGACGTAATGCGTCACCGTGTAGGTCTCACTTACGAAGCGGAAGCGGAAAACGTAACCAGCGAAAACATCCTGAGCGAAATTCTGAATGCTGTAGAAGTACCTTAA